A stretch of the Enterobacter mori genome encodes the following:
- the ychH gene encoding stress-induced protein YchH, whose translation MKRKNASMLGNVLMGLGLFVMVVGVGYSILNQLPQLDLPQYFAHGAVLSIFLGAVLWLAGARVSGHEEVCDKYWWVRHYDKRCRRDQHKHS comes from the coding sequence ATGAAACGCAAAAACGCTTCGATGCTCGGTAACGTGCTAATGGGGTTGGGACTGTTCGTGATGGTCGTCGGCGTGGGTTATTCCATTTTAAACCAGCTGCCGCAGCTTGATCTCCCGCAATACTTCGCGCATGGCGCGGTACTGAGCATCTTCCTTGGTGCGGTATTGTGGCTCGCCGGGGCACGTGTGAGCGGACATGAGGAAGTCTGTGATAAATACTGGTGGGTGCGCCATTACGATAAACGCTGCCGTCGAGACCAGCATAAGCACAGCTAG
- the pth gene encoding aminoacyl-tRNA hydrolase: MTIKLIVGLANPGAEYAVTRHNAGAWYVDLLAERLRAPLREEPKFFGYTSRINLAGADVRLLVPTTFMNLSGKAVAAMATFYRINPDEILVAHDELDLPPGVAKFKLGGGHGGHNGLKDIISKLGNNPNFHRLRVGIGHPGDKNKVVGFVLGKPPVSEQKLIDEAVDEAARCTEIWLKDGLTKATNRLHAFKAQ, encoded by the coding sequence GTGACGATTAAACTGATTGTCGGCCTCGCCAACCCGGGCGCAGAATATGCGGTCACCCGCCACAACGCCGGGGCATGGTACGTCGATCTGCTGGCCGAGCGGTTACGTGCTCCCCTGCGTGAAGAACCTAAATTCTTCGGGTATACCTCACGTATCAACCTTGCTGGCGCGGATGTTCGCTTACTGGTGCCCACCACCTTTATGAACCTGAGCGGTAAAGCCGTGGCGGCAATGGCGACGTTTTATCGCATCAATCCGGATGAAATTCTGGTGGCTCACGATGAGCTGGATCTCCCACCCGGCGTGGCAAAATTCAAACTGGGCGGCGGGCACGGTGGCCACAACGGTCTTAAAGACATCATCAGCAAGCTGGGCAATAACCCGAATTTTCACCGTTTGCGCGTCGGAATCGGCCATCCGGGCGATAAAAACAAAGTTGTCGGTTTCGTACTCGGTAAGCCCCCGGTTTCTGAGCAGAAACTGATTGACGAAGCGGTGGACGAAGCGGCGCGCTGCACTGAAATCTGGCTGAAAGACGGGTTAACCAAAGCGACAAATCGCTTACACGCTTTCAAAGCGCAATAA